From a single Syngnathus scovelli strain Florida chromosome 2, RoL_Ssco_1.2, whole genome shotgun sequence genomic region:
- the LOC125988375 gene encoding solute carrier family 15 member 1-like → MAGKDEKGKPKSKSALVCGYPISIFFIVVNEFCERFSYYGMRAVLVLYFKYFLRWDDDLATTIYHTFVALCYLTPILGAIVADSWLGKFKTIVYLSIVYALGQVVLAVSAIHDITDTNHDGTPDNMTFHVALSVVGLLLIALGTGGIKPCVAAFGGDQFEDHQEKQRSTFFSIFYLSINAGSLLSTVITPILRAQECGIHSQQKCYPLAFGVPAALMVVALIVFIVGSGMYNKTAPQGNIMIKVCNCIGFAIANRFRHRHSIYPTRAHWMDWAEEKYDKLLIAQVKMVVKVLFLYIPLPMFWALFDQQGSRWTLQATTMNGDFGVLVIQPDQMQTVNPILILVLVPIVDSVVYPLISKCKLNFTPLKRMTVGMFLAALAFVAAGLVQLQIDQSLPTFPSGTESQVKFLNMLDKPLDIMAGPESFKLDAFTANNDYLTFEDSFSLELGPGAIYPISPSDGSRSTVVILQDGPLPRPVVFDDITSKPEQGANAIRFFNGLGSTLNITVGNLDFKEVNASDMSKYLTLPHGNARFLIKNNTGEECVYNQQLGFGSSYVLIIPPTFTFGPNCGQEIRQVIDIRPNSVHMAWQIPQYFLITAGEVVFSVTGLEFSYSQAPSNMKSVLQAGWLLTVAVGNIIVLIVAEAATLEDQWAEYILFASLLVVVCFTFAIMAYFYTYTDPSKIEAQFRRMDPEDKWKNMDGKDSVERGKEKKYSDSSSDEEEEITQTKL, encoded by the exons ATGGCAG GAAAAGATGAAAAGGGGAAGCCAAAGTCAAAAAGT GCTTTGGTGTGCGGCTACCCAATTAGCATCTTTTTTATTGTGGTCAATGAGTTCTGTGAGCGCTTCTCGTATTATGGCATGCGAG CTGTGCTGGTGCTTTACTTTAAGTACTTTCTGAGGTGGGATGATGACTTGGCCACAACAATCTACCATACCTTTGTTGCCCTCTGCTACCTGACCCCAATCCTGGGCGCCATTGTGGCCGACTCTTGGCTCGGCAAGTTCAA GACTATTGTATACCTGTCCATTGTGTACGCATTGGGGCAGGTGGTCTTGGCAGTCAGCGCCATCCATGACATCACTGACACCAACCATGACGGGACCCCGGACAACATGACCTTCCACGT AGCTCTGTCTGTGGTGGGTTTGTTGCTCATAGCCCTGGGAACAGGAGGCATCAAACCTTGTGTTGCAGCTTTTGGGGGAGACCAGTTTGAAGACCACCAG GAGAAGCAGAGAAGCACTTTTTTTTCGATTTTCTACCTGTCCATCAATGCAGGCAGCCTGCTGTCCACTGTCATTACCCCTATCCTCAGAG CTCAAGAGTGTGGAATACACAGCCAACAGAAATGTTACCCGCTGGCTTTTGGTGTACCCGCAGCCCTCATGGTTGTTGCTCTGA TTGTATTCATTGTGGGAAGTGGAATGTACAATAAGACGGCTCCTCAAGGAAACATCATGATTAAAGTCTGCAACTGCATCGGG TTTGCTATCGCTAACCGTTTCCGGCATCGTCATTCGATATACCCGACAAGAGCACACTGGATGGACTGGGCTGAAGAAAAATATGAT AAACTTCTGATTGCCCAAGTAAAGATGGTGGTCAAGGTGCTGTTCCTCTACATCCCTCTACCAATGTTCTGGGCTCTCTTTGACCAGCAG GGATCAAGATGGACCCTCCAGGCGACGACCATGAACGGTGACTTT GGAGTCCTTGTCATCCAGCCTGACCAGATGCAG ACGGTCAACCCCATCTTGATCCTGGTTCTGGTGCCAATCGTGGACAGTGTGGTCTACCCACTCATCTCCAAGTGCAAGTTAAACTTCAC TCCTTTGAAAAGGATGACCGTGGGGATGTTCCTTGCCGCTTTGGCATTTGTTGCTGCAGGCCTGGTTCAGCTCCAGATTGAT caaTCCCTGCCCACCTTTCCATCCGGCACTGAGAGCCAAGTGAAGTTTCTCAACATGCTGGACAAGCCATTAGACATCATGGCTGGGCCAGAATCTTTTAAGTTGGATGCTTTCACG GCCAACAATGACTACCTGACCTTCGAAGACTCATTTTCTCTGGAACTGGGCCCGGGCGCTATTTATCCAATCAGCCCAAGTGACGGGTCTCGGAGTACTGTTGTGATCCTTCAGGATGGGCCTCTGCCTAGACCTGTAGTG TTTGATGACATCACGTCCAAACCGGAGCAGGGAGCTAATGCTATAAG ATTTTTCAATGGCCTTGGCTCTACTTTAAATATAACAGTTGGCAATCTGGACTTCAAGGAGGTTAATGCTTCAGACATGTCAAAATATTTGACACTACCACACGGGAA TGCGCGGTTCCTGATCAAGAACAATACAGGAGAAGAGTGTGTCTACAACCAGCAGCTTGGCTTCGGCAGCTCTTACGTCTTGATCATCCCGCCCACTTTCACATTTGGACCaaat TGCGGACAGGAGATCCGTCAGGTGATAGACATCAGACCAAACTCGGTCCACATGGCCTGGCAGATTCCGCAGTACTTCCTAATCACTGCAGGAGAAGTGGTGTTTTCTGTTACAGGCCTGGAATTCTCCTACTCACAG GCACCCAGCAACATGAAATCAGTGCTGCAGGCCGGTTGGCTGTTAACTGTTGCTGTTGGTAATATCATTGTGCTCATTGTTGCTGAGGCAGCAACACTTGAGGATCAG TGGGCCGAGTATATTCTCTTTGCATCCTTGCTGGTGGTGGTGTGCTTCACTTTTGCAATCATGGCCTACTTCTACACGTACACTGACCCAAGCAAGATCGAAGCTCAGTTCAGAAGGATGGACCCTGAGGATAAATGGAAGAACATGGATGGAAAGGACTCAGTTGAGCGtggtaaagaaaaaaagtaTTCAGATTCCAGCTcggatgaggaggaagaaatCACACAGACCAAGTTGTGA